Part of the Candidatus Glassbacteria bacterium genome is shown below.
GGGTAAGCCGGAACAGGCTCGCAAGTGGGCCGGCAACACGCTCCGCATCAAGCCCGATTTTTCAGCCAGGAACTGGCTGGCAACCCAACCCTACCAGGATCCCGCGGACGCCGAACATCTGTTGAACCTCCTGCTCCAGGCCGGCCTGCCGGAGTGAGAGATACCATGGACCCATCCGATACCCACCGCAAGTTGACCGCCATCCTTAGCGCGGACGTGGCGGGCTATTCCCGCCTGATGGGCGCCGACGAGGAGGCGACCATCGAGACCCTCACCGCCTACCGCAAAGTTTTTCTCTCCTACATCGAAAATCACCGTGGCCGCGTAGTGGACGCCAAGGGCGACGCCATCCTGGCCGAGTTTTCCTCAGTGGTGGACGCGGTGAGTTCCGCCGTGGAAATTCAGCGGGAGCTTGCCGCAAAGAATGCCGCGCTTCCCGATGATCGCCGCATGGACTTCCGCATCGGTATTAACCTGGGCGATGTGGTGGTGAAGGACGACGTGATTTATGGGGACGGGGTCAACGTCGCCGCGCGGCTGGAATCCCTGGCGGAACCTGGCGGGATCTGCATTTCGCGCCCGGTCTATGACCAGGTGGAGTCCAAGCTGAAACTGGAATACGATTTCCTGGGCGAGCAGCAGGTGAAGAACATCGCCAAGCCGGTGCGGGCGTATAAGGTACTGCTGGAACCGGGACAGGCGCCCACACGAACCGAGCGTGCGTTAAGGAAATTGGCCAGGGGTTGGCGCAAGGCCGCACTGGCGGCGACGGTGACCGTGCTGGTGGCGCTGGTGGCGGCGCTGGCCTGGAATCTTTACCGGCAATCCGTGAGTGATTCCGCACTGGCCGCCTTTGAAAAAGAAGCCGCCTTTCCTTTGCCCAACAAACCCTCCATCGCCGTGCTGGCCTTCGACAAC
Proteins encoded:
- a CDS encoding adenylate/guanylate cyclase domain-containing protein — protein: MDPSDTHRKLTAILSADVAGYSRLMGADEEATIETLTAYRKVFLSYIENHRGRVVDAKGDAILAEFSSVVDAVSSAVEIQRELAAKNAALPDDRRMDFRIGINLGDVVVKDDVIYGDGVNVAARLESLAEPGGICISRPVYDQVESKLKLEYDFLGEQQVKNIAKPVRAYKVLLEPGQAPTRTERALRKLARGWRKAALAATVTVLVALVAALAWNLYRQSVSDSALAAFEKEAAFPLPNKPSIAVLAFDNLSGDPEQEYFSDGLSENLITTLAKIPQLFVIARNSSFKYKGQQVDVRQVGRELGVRYVLEGSVQKAGDHIRITAQLIDAATGNHLWAGSYDREQKDIFQVMDDVTWQVVKELEVKLTYGEMVRHAMKGTKNFAALEIYLKAVHKFTPL